GGGCCCGCACGCCGCTGCTCCCGCCGCGGATCGTGGTCGAGCGCAACCGGGGCGGCAGCTTCGCGCTCATGGCGCTGGCCGCGCTCTCGATGTTCGGGGTCTTCCTCTTCCTGACCTACTACCTGCAGGGCGTGAAGGGCTACTCCGCGCTGCGCACCGGATTCGCCTTCCTGCCGATGAGCGTGACGCTGATCTTCACCTCCGTCGGCATCGCGGCGCGGCTGCTGACCCGGCTCGCGCCGAGGCTGCTGCTGGTCCCGGGCATGCTGCTGGCCGCGGGCGGCATGGTCTGGATGACGCAGATCTCTGTCGGCGGGTCGTACGCCACCGAGGTGCTGCCCGCCGAGATCCTGCTCGGCCTCGGGTTCGGGCTCACCTTCATGCCGGTCTTCGCGGTCGCCACGTCCGGTGTCGCGCCGCAGGACGCCGGTGTCACCTCGGCCACACTCAACACGGCGCAGCAGGTGGGCGGTTCGATCGGCACGGCGCTGCTGAACACGATCGCGGTCTCGGCGACCACCACGTACGTCGCCTCGCACCACCTGCCGCCGGCCGCGGCCGCGGTCAACCTGACGGCGCAGGTGCACGGCTACACGATGGCCACCTGGGCGGCGGCCGGCTTCCTGGTGCTCGCGGGCATCGTCGGCGGGCTGCTGATCAACGCCGGGCCGATGTCGCAGGAGACGATCCAGGCGAGCATGGGCGGCGGGGCCTGACCGGGAGCGCGCACCGCACGGGCTAAGCTGGGCCGGGTCCGCCGCGAGGCGGGCCCGGCCCATGTCCGGTATCAGAGCCGTTCCGCCTTCGAGGAGCCCCCGCATGTCCCAGGTCCGCGCCGTCGCCGCCGCCCATGTCCACGCCCCGGCCGGGCAGGTGGCCGCCGCGCTCGCGGATTACGCGACAGTGCGGCCGAAGATCCTGCCGTCGCAGTACTCGGACTACGCCCTGCGCAACGGCGGCAACGGCGCCGGCACCGTGGTCGCGTGGAAGCTGGCGGCCACCGAGAAGCGGGTGCGCGACTGCCTGATCACGGTCACCGCGCCGGACGACGGGGTGCTGGTGGAGACCGACGCGAACTCCTCGATGGTCACCACGTACACGGTCACCGGCTCCGAGGACGGACACGCCGGGGTCGTGATCGAGACGGTGTGGAACGGGGCCGGCGGCATCGGCGGGTTCTTCGAGCGCACCTTCGCGCCCAAGGCGCTGGTGAAGATCTACGACGAGCTGCTGGCGAACCTCGCCGCGCACTGCGAGACGGACTGACCCGGACTCGGGCCCGGTATCCTGGGCGGTCATGACCGCCGCCACGCCCACGCCTCCGCCTTCCGCCGACTCGGCGGTGCCCACCCGGCCGTGCCTGCACTGCGGTCGGCCGGTGCCGCAGCGGATCGGGGCGGGGCGCCCGTTCCAGTACTGCCGGGACAACGACGACGCCTGTCTCAAGGCGGCGCGCAACTCCCGTTCGCGTGAGCGCAACGCGCCGGGTCTGCCGGGCCAGCTCGCTCAGGCCTGGGAACTGGTGGACCGGCTGGAGCAGTCGGCGGCGCTGCTCGCGGGTTCCCTCAACGGCGAGCTCTCGGCGGCCGGGGTGGAGTCGAAGATCGCTGCCGTACGCGCGGAAGCGGCCGCGCACTCGGCCGCGTCCGCAGCGGAGGCCCGGGACGCGCAGGCCGCCGCCGAAGCCGCCCGTGCCGAGACGCAGACCTCTGTCGCACACGCCGAGCAGGA
This genomic window from Actinospica robiniae DSM 44927 contains:
- a CDS encoding SRPBCC family protein, whose product is MSQVRAVAAAHVHAPAGQVAAALADYATVRPKILPSQYSDYALRNGGNGAGTVVAWKLAATEKRVRDCLITVTAPDDGVLVETDANSSMVTTYTVTGSEDGHAGVVIETVWNGAGGIGGFFERTFAPKALVKIYDELLANLAAHCETD